One genomic window of Arachis stenosperma cultivar V10309 chromosome 10, arast.V10309.gnm1.PFL2, whole genome shotgun sequence includes the following:
- the LOC130956750 gene encoding replication protein A 70 kDa DNA-binding subunit B-like, producing MGERCDFLEEISTKRADWIIKVYVVRMWYGPPRPNSSEAGALEIALHDLKGSRIHCTIPKLVVRLFRPILSEGQLYSISSFIVQKNNMWMKCSSLQYRITLLQRSMVVHIPQPLFPFQPFTFRSIASILQEERLDQNFLFDVLAEVIGKEDPKNLVTKQGQESKRLGLLVEDLEKNSINCTLFGSLVDLIQPYLDGDKTEPLIVAFQLFRAKEWNGKISIQSSFDTSNIHINPNIKEAELFKKSLVDSTQGDSHFSSQRISHMSSSSYRSAIDELRKGICKVETIDSVLNASDVGFKWILCMIVDFDVGRNDWFFIACKYCHKKCKKIEERFECDHCRKKAVQVDLRYKLQAYVSDATGSMCVVLWDTEASQIVGLSATKVRESYSQDDSDDSYPEVLKTALDMKLLLRINVKSSNLSGNENVYNVTKACLDEHLIHKYSQSVNEQSMEGLDNVTSLDCTTDVVYLGDDESVQGGQTVTSGKGRAKRIDAGIIGVVAKDLESIPIGQLSSTKKPRLSIKKEKNL from the exons ATGGGTGAGAGGTGTGACTTTCTTGAAGAAATCTCCACAAAGAGAGCAGATTGGATCATTAAGGTTTATGTTGTAAGGATGTGGTATGGTCCTCCACGCCCAAATAGTAGTGAAGCTGGTGCTTTAGAGATTGCATTGCACGACTTGAAG GGCAGCAGGATACACTGCACGATTCCAAAATTAGTGGTGCGACTGTTCCGGCCCATTCTGTCGGAGGGGCAGCTATATAGTATTTCTTCTTTTATAGTCCAAAAGAACAATATGTGGATGAAGTGCAGCTCGCTTCAGTATAGGATCACCTTATTACAAAGAAGCATGGTTGTTCATATCCCTCAACCGCTCTTTCCGTTTCAGCCATTTACATTTAGGAGTATTGCGTCTATCCTGCAAGAAGAAAGGCTTGATCAGAATTTTCTTTTTG ATGTGCTAGCAGAGGTTATAGGGAAGGAGGACCCAAAGAATTTGGTTACCAAGCAAGGGCAGGAAAGCAAGCGGTTAGGGTTGTTAGTGGAGGACCTTGA GAAGAATTCTATCAATTGTACCCTATTTGGTTCACTGGTAGATTTGATCCAACCCTATTTAGATGGTGATAAGACTGAACCTCTCATAGTTGCATTCCAACTATTTAGAGCAAAAGAATGGAATG GGAAGATTAGTATTCAGAGTAGTTTTGACACATCTAACATCCACATAAATCCCAATATTAAGGAGGCCGAACTATTTAAAAAGAG TTTGGTGGACAGCACTCAAGGTGATAGTCATTTTTCATCCCAGAGAATAAGTCATATGTCATCCAGTTCATATCGATCTGCTATCGATGAGCTCAGAAAAGGGATATGCAAAGTTGAAACAATAGACAGTGTGTTGAATGCAAGTGAT gtTGGGTTTAAATGGATACTATGTATGATTGTTGACTTTGATGTCGGGAGGAATGATTGGTTCTTCATAGCTTGCAAGTATTGTCATAAAAAATGCAAAAAGATAGAGGAGAGATTTGAATGTGACCATTGCCGCAAGAAGGCCGTTCAGGTAGACTTGCGGTATAAGCTTCAAGCTTATGTTTCTGATGCAACTGGAAGTATGTGTGTAGTGTTGTGGGATACCGAAGCAAGCCAAATTGTAGGGTTGAGTGCAACCAAAGTCAGAGAAAGTTATAGTCAG GATGATTCTGATGATTCTTACCCGGAGGTGCTGAAGACGGCCTTGGACATGAAGTTGCTATTAAGGATTAATGTGAAAAGTAGTAATTTGAGTGGTAATGAGAATGTCTATAATGTCACAAAAGCTTGCCTTGATGAGCACCTTATCCATAAATATAGCCAGTCTGTAAATGAACAATCTATGGAG GGGTTGGATAATGTTACTAGCTTGGATTGTACCACTGATGTTGTTTATCTTGGTGATGATGAATCTGTCCAAGGTGGACAG ACAGTTACCAGCGGCAAGGGAAGAGCTAAAAGGATTGATGCAGGAATTATAGGAGTAGTTGCGAAAGACTTGGAGAGTATACCCATAGGGCAGTTGTCAAGTACTAAGAAGCCAAGGTTGAGtattaagaaagaaaagaatctCTAG
- the LOC130956751 gene encoding uncharacterized protein LOC130956751 translates to MGQSATSAEMNLEQVFPDDILLEIFRRSEPKTVVRCRALGKVWNEILSEYSFMKENTFATKGKHLNLLLQVGLAAWVYSPDNISMIDCVSGAVIPCQLPVEIDQSGWWSVIGSKNGMLCLRYSINGFNSEVLVWNLMSG, encoded by the coding sequence ATGGGCCAAAGTGCTACCTCAGCAGAGATGAACCTGGAACAAGTTTTTCCGGATGATATCTTGCTTGAAATTTTTAGGAGAAGCGAGCCAAAAACAGTAGTGAGATGCAGGGCGCTAGGTAAAGTATGGAATGAGATATTATCTGAATATAGTTTTATGAAGGAGAACACGTTTGCAACTAAGGGTAAGCACTTGAATTTGCTTCTTCAGGTTGGTTTAGCTGCTTGGGTTTATTCGCCAGATAACATAAGTATGATTGATTGTGTCAGTGGAGCCGTCATACCATGTCAGCTGCCTGTTGAGATTGATCAATCTGGGTGGTGGAGTGTTATTGGGTCTAAAAATGGGATGCTATGCCTGAGATATAGTATCAATGGTTTTAATTCTGAGGTGTTGGTTTGgaatctgatgagcggataa